A genomic stretch from Flavobacterium nitratireducens includes:
- a CDS encoding PKD domain-containing protein gives MNVDVSNSLSCDNANTGKINLVVTGGTAPYTYKWSNGATTEDLENLTPGNYTVLVTDVNGCKETDSWEISRFGQLVPTVETITDYNCETKFVKQTFVGHVKGGVPPYTFSWSDGVVSGDNNQYMNTNNNGLVVFTVKDSFGCEAEFPITVNTPVLGIANFSYDSYGHDVYNLYSIFDPILFTNLSTGDFTKIAWDFGDGSFSDEENPSHVYTRVGTYTVKQTVTYPFGCQYVYTSTIKIEKGYTVEVPTAFTPNNDKINDTFAPVFLGLVEVTLHIYDTWGSLIYTETAETIKGWDGKVKDLDAENGNYYFKMIGKTFYNHTITQEGALTLIK, from the coding sequence ATAAATGTAGATGTTTCGAATTCGTTAAGTTGTGATAATGCTAATACAGGAAAAATAAATTTGGTTGTTACAGGAGGAACTGCTCCGTATACGTACAAATGGTCTAATGGCGCCACTACAGAAGATTTAGAGAATTTAACGCCCGGTAATTATACAGTTTTGGTTACTGATGTAAATGGCTGTAAAGAAACTGATTCTTGGGAAATTAGCCGTTTTGGGCAACTGGTTCCTACGGTAGAAACCATAACGGATTATAATTGTGAAACTAAATTTGTGAAACAAACCTTTGTTGGTCATGTAAAAGGAGGTGTACCGCCTTATACTTTTAGTTGGTCAGATGGAGTGGTTAGCGGTGACAATAATCAGTACATGAATACGAATAATAACGGGTTAGTTGTTTTTACAGTAAAAGATAGTTTTGGCTGTGAAGCTGAATTTCCTATCACTGTGAATACGCCTGTTTTAGGTATTGCTAATTTTTCGTATGATTCCTACGGACATGATGTATACAACTTGTATTCGATTTTTGACCCCATTTTGTTTACGAATCTCTCAACAGGCGATTTTACTAAAATAGCTTGGGATTTTGGAGATGGTAGTTTTTCTGATGAAGAAAATCCTTCTCATGTTTATACTAGAGTAGGTACATATACGGTAAAACAAACGGTTACTTATCCTTTTGGATGTCAATATGTATATACTTCAACGATAAAAATTGAAAAAGGATATACCGTAGAAGTACCAACAGCTTTTACTCCTAATAATGACAAAATCAATGATACTTTTGCGCCTGTATTCTTGGGACTTGTCGAAGTTACTTTGCATATCTATGATACTTGGGGAAGTTTAATATATACTGAAACAGCCGAGACAATCAAAGGATGGGATGGTAAAGTAAAAGATTTGGATGCTGAAAACGGCAATTATTACTTTAAAATGATTGGAAAAACGTTTTACAATCATACTATAACTCAAGAAGGAGCCTTAACATTAATCAAATAA
- a CDS encoding PKD domain-containing protein has product MFKILRISVYIFALFILFDGDFIFSKVSNIESKVEYVAPTVDFTIDNPNSCSGTPITFTPIISGDAPFTYEWDFGDGTTSNESNPTHIFTALGCGNKDFSVKLIVKDKNGLSSSPVT; this is encoded by the coding sequence GTGTTTAAAATCCTCCGGATTTCGGTTTATATTTTTGCCTTATTCATTCTTTTCGATGGTGATTTTATTTTTTCAAAAGTTTCCAATATTGAATCCAAAGTTGAATATGTAGCTCCCACTGTCGATTTTACCATTGATAATCCAAACAGTTGTTCAGGAACACCGATTACCTTTACTCCGATAATTAGCGGAGACGCACCATTTACTTACGAATGGGATTTTGGGGATGGAACAACTTCGAATGAAAGCAATCCAACGCATATTTTTACTGCTTTAGGATGTGGTAATAAGGATTTCAGTGTGAAATTGATAGTTAAGGATAAAAATGGGTTGAGTAGTAGTCCCGTTACTTAA
- a CDS encoding carbon-nitrogen hydrolase: protein MPNKKYKIAVIQLNLNDVAENNLKKCIAWVRDAAAKGAEVISLPELYSSHYFCQSEDVDNFALAEPLYSTSFIAFSELAKELGVVIIVPFFEKRMAGIYHNSAYIIDTDGTEAGLYRKMHIPDDPAFYEKFYFTPGDLGFKNNPTKKGNIGTLICWDQWYPEAARLTALKGSEVLFYPTAIGWHPAEKEQYGANQYGAWMNVMKGHAVANGVYVAAANRIGLEKYLPDTAGIEFWGASFICGPQGEILAQASHDKEEILIAEVDLDLQENVRQNWPFFRDRRIDAFGDITKRAID, encoded by the coding sequence ATGCCAAATAAAAAATACAAAATAGCGGTTATTCAATTGAATTTGAATGATGTTGCCGAAAATAATCTTAAAAAATGTATCGCTTGGGTACGAGATGCTGCCGCAAAAGGTGCAGAAGTAATTTCGCTTCCTGAATTATATAGTAGTCATTATTTCTGTCAAAGTGAAGATGTAGACAATTTTGCCTTGGCAGAACCTTTATACAGCACATCTTTTATCGCATTTAGCGAATTAGCAAAAGAATTAGGTGTGGTGATTATTGTTCCTTTCTTCGAAAAAAGAATGGCTGGAATTTACCACAACTCTGCTTACATCATAGATACAGACGGAACTGAGGCAGGTTTGTACCGTAAAATGCACATTCCGGACGATCCTGCTTTCTATGAAAAATTCTATTTCACTCCGGGTGATTTAGGATTTAAAAACAATCCAACTAAAAAAGGAAATATTGGAACATTAATCTGCTGGGATCAATGGTATCCGGAAGCAGCCCGTTTAACTGCCTTAAAAGGTTCTGAAGTATTGTTTTATCCAACCGCAATTGGATGGCATCCAGCAGAAAAAGAGCAATACGGAGCTAACCAATACGGAGCTTGGATGAACGTAATGAAAGGGCACGCTGTTGCTAACGGAGTGTACGTTGCTGCTGCTAACCGAATTGGTTTAGAAAAATATTTACCTGATACTGCCGGAATCGAATTCTGGGGAGCTTCCTTCATTTGTGGTCCACAAGGAGAGATTTTAGCACAGGCTTCTCACGACAAAGAAGAAATCTTAATCGCTGAGGTTGATTTAGACTTACAAGAAAATGTTCGCCAAAACTGGCCTTTCTTCAGAGACAGAAGAATTGATGCTTTTGGAGACATCACTAAAAGAGCGATTGATTAA
- a CDS encoding PorP/SprF family type IX secretion system membrane protein: MFRHKILFFSQYFLVPESLNPGFTGYMETTYLGIIHREQWPNLNLKIKTDYAFLNTWSEEMNSGLGVSFLNQRESATNYNFSQLNANYAYRVRVSDEWDFRPAIEVGFGYKSFAFQNLLLEDQINIRTGVNNASSIDPALQNDKVDFLILVPRWFLIPKIYGLVYL, encoded by the coding sequence ATGTTCAGGCACAAGATCCTATTTTTTTCGCAGTATTTTTTAGTTCCTGAATCCTTAAATCCAGGTTTTACAGGTTACATGGAGACCACTTATTTGGGAATTATTCATAGAGAACAATGGCCAAATTTGAACTTGAAAATAAAAACCGATTATGCGTTTTTGAATACTTGGAGTGAAGAAATGAATTCGGGTTTAGGTGTGAGTTTTTTAAACCAAAGAGAAAGCGCAACAAATTATAACTTTTCGCAATTGAATGCAAACTATGCTTACCGAGTTCGGGTGAGTGACGAATGGGATTTTAGACCCGCCATAGAAGTAGGATTTGGTTATAAGTCTTTTGCTTTTCAAAATTTATTATTGGAAGATCAAATTAATATTCGAACAGGGGTAAACAATGCCTCTTCGATAGATCCAGCACTACAAAATGACAAAGTAGATTTTTTGATATTGGTGCCGCGATGGTTTTTAATACCGAAGATTTATGGATTGGTCTATCTATGA
- a CDS encoding DUF808 domain-containing protein, with amino-acid sequence MASGFFALLDDIATLMDDVAVMSKVAAKKTAGILGDDLAVNAEKASGFASSRELPVLWAITKGSLLNKIIILPIAFLLSAFSPLAIIIILVLGGLYLAYEGAEKIYEFFFPHHHDKIEITDETFTEEEILALEKTKIKSAIVTDFILSVEIVIIALGAVIEQDLMSQIAVVSIIALLATVGVYGIVALIVRMDELGLKLIAMSTKEKSFTKSFGNILVLALPKVIKTLSVIGTIALILVAGGIFAHNIEFLHHFAPQFPDILKEFAFGLIFGFLTLGIVTLIKKVIKK; translated from the coding sequence ATGGCATCAGGTTTTTTCGCTTTATTAGATGATATCGCAACATTAATGGACGACGTAGCAGTAATGAGCAAAGTCGCAGCAAAAAAAACAGCAGGAATATTAGGTGATGATTTGGCTGTCAATGCCGAAAAAGCATCCGGATTTGCTTCTTCAAGAGAGCTTCCTGTTTTATGGGCTATTACCAAAGGTTCGCTATTGAATAAAATTATCATTTTACCGATTGCATTTTTATTGAGTGCTTTTTCTCCTTTAGCGATAATCATTATTTTAGTTTTAGGAGGATTGTATCTGGCTTATGAAGGAGCCGAAAAAATTTACGAATTCTTTTTCCCTCATCATCACGACAAAATCGAAATCACTGATGAAACTTTTACCGAAGAAGAAATATTGGCTCTTGAAAAAACCAAAATAAAATCAGCCATTGTTACCGACTTTATTTTATCTGTCGAGATTGTTATTATTGCTTTGGGAGCAGTTATTGAACAAGATTTAATGTCACAAATTGCAGTTGTTTCAATTATCGCCTTATTAGCCACTGTGGGAGTTTATGGTATCGTAGCTTTAATTGTTCGCATGGATGAATTGGGATTAAAATTGATTGCAATGAGTACCAAAGAAAAGAGTTTTACAAAATCTTTCGGAAACATCCTTGTGCTTGCATTACCTAAAGTTATCAAAACCTTAAGTGTAATTGGTACGATTGCATTAATTTTGGTTGCTGGAGGAATTTTTGCTCATAATATTGAATTTTTACACCATTTTGCACCGCAATTTCCTGATATACTGAAAGAATTTGCTTTTGGTCTTATTTTTGGTTTTCTTACTTTAGGAATAGTAACACTAATCAAAAAAGTGATAAAAAAATAA
- a CDS encoding type IX secretion system membrane protein PorP/SprF produces MVFNTEDLWIGLSMKHLNKPNIAFNKDGNLPLNTFFSLSTGYEFLLADYIDVQFFPYATKMFATANYMQQGRYNRLDLGTSILFEKMFFGATAVTNPAKNGIDSHFLTSINLFTGLQYDHLRLGLSYDMNTTKIGKTGGVYELSLTYQFNLDKKCFGCPNYTGR; encoded by the coding sequence ATGGTTTTTAATACCGAAGATTTATGGATTGGTCTATCTATGAAACATCTCAATAAACCCAATATTGCTTTTAATAAAGATGGTAATTTGCCTTTGAATACCTTTTTCTCTTTGAGTACCGGATATGAATTCCTTTTAGCCGACTATATTGATGTGCAATTTTTTCCGTATGCTACTAAAATGTTTGCTACGGCAAATTATATGCAACAAGGACGCTATAATCGTTTGGATTTAGGTACTTCAATATTGTTTGAGAAAATGTTTTTTGGTGCTACTGCAGTAACTAATCCTGCCAAAAACGGTATCGATAGTCATTTTCTAACGTCCATCAATCTATTTACGGGATTGCAATACGACCATTTACGATTAGGACTTTCGTACGATATGAATACAACTAAAATTGGAAAAACAGGAGGAGTCTATGAGTTGTCGCTGACGTATCAATTTAATTTGGATAAAAAATGTTTTGGTTGTCCAAATTATACGGGAAGATAA
- a CDS encoding DUF4242 domain-containing protein, which translates to MPKYVIEREIPDAGKLTSEQLKGISQASCGVLSKLGSEIQWVHSYVTDNKIYCIYNAPNEELIVEHAKQGGFPANSIAKISAIIDPVTAE; encoded by the coding sequence ATGCCTAAGTACGTTATTGAAAGAGAAATTCCTGATGCAGGAAAATTAACTTCTGAACAATTAAAAGGAATTTCACAAGCCTCTTGCGGGGTTTTGAGTAAATTAGGTTCCGAAATCCAGTGGGTTCATAGCTATGTTACAGATAACAAAATCTATTGTATTTACAACGCTCCTAACGAGGAATTAATCGTTGAACATGCTAAACAAGGCGGATTTCCGGCCAATTCCATCGCTAAAATTTCAGCAATCATCGATCCTGTAACCGCTGAATAA